A window of the Lactuca sativa cultivar Salinas chromosome 5, Lsat_Salinas_v11, whole genome shotgun sequence genome harbors these coding sequences:
- the LOC111920840 gene encoding uncharacterized protein LOC111920840, whose protein sequence is MAFNRVEVVVKVKFQKQNPVNEGVVVVVGIVVVGVVGIVGKLDIVEVVVVGRPGKADIVVGKVKVSGFFFTKRPRPNPNESGEGCSQTPITNQSIPFVSNSNGTPQTPITNQSTPSVSNAIPQTPCSNEPNDNVDLKDLPKDRTDRPKITSYKRNVRDDCFAQEIHLSIRQEIGVDVFALLVDESSDVSRKEQMTIVLRYVDSLGFVKERFIVIVHVNDTSSLTLKNAINEILTSNKLTFSQIRGQGYDGASNMQREFNGLKALILQENDIAFYIHCFAHQLQLVVIVVAKKHDSVSDFFEQISLVVNVVCASCKRKDLLQEQARERVQKGLCSGELEIRRGLKSRDYTCSSGRYKMGFTFQHTHKFNKIVCECSCSFRMYEKYHDRFTETSTQLLEYMGALSHCDSFAQFNKLKLLELTKLYKYNFDDSDLIDLEGQLEIFYHSCIKDEHFTTLKGISELSRLMT, encoded by the exons ATGGCCTTCAATCGA gttgaggtggtggtgaaggttaAGTTTCAGAAACAAAATCCGGTGAATGAGGGGGTTGTGGTTGTGGTTGGAATTGTTGTTGTTGGAGTTGTTGGAATTGTTGGAAAGCTTGATATTGTTgaagttgttgttgttggaagGCCGGGAAAGGCTGATATTGTTGTTGGAAAA gtTAAAGTAAGtggttttttttttaccaaaagacCAAGACCTAATCCTAATGAAAGTGGTGAAGGATGTTCCCAAACACCAATCACCAATCAATCAATCCCTTTTGTTTCTAATTCTAATGGAACCCCACAAACACCAATCACCAATCAATCAACCCCTTCGGTTTCTAATGCAAttccacaaacaccatgctctaaTGAACCTAATGATAATGTTGATTTGAAAGATCTTCCAAAGGACCGGACGGATAGGCCAAAGATTACAAGTTACAAACGAAATGTAAGAGATGAT TGTTTTGCACAAGAAATTCATTTAAGTATTCGCCAAGAGATTGGTGTAGATGTATTTGCTTTATTGGTCGATGAATCTAGTGATGTCTCGAGAAAGGAACAAATGACTATTGTTTTGCGATATGTTGATAGTCTTGGCTTTGTGAAAGAAAGATTCATAGTCATTGTGCACGTGAATGATACATCCTCTTTGACACTAAAAAATGCCATAAATGAAATACTTACAAGCAACAAGTTGACTTTTAGTCAG atAAGAGGACAAGGTTATGATGGGGCTAGCAATATGCAAAGGGAATTCAATGGTTTGAAAGCTTTGATATTACAAGAGAATGACATAGCTTTTTATATACATTGCTTTGCACACCAACTTCAATTAGTGGTTATCGTTGTAGCAAAGAAGCATGACAGTGTTAGTGACTTTTTTGAACAAATTTCATTGGTGGTTAATGTTGTTTGTGCCTCGTGTAAAAGAAAAGACTTACTACAGGAACAAGCAAGAGAAAGGGTACAAAAAGGCTTGTGTAGTGGTGAACTTGAAATCAGGAGAGGGTTAAAATCAAGAGACTACACTTGTTCGAGCGGGAGATACAAGATGGGGTTCACATTTCAACACACTCACAAGTTTAATAAAATTGTTTGCGAATGTTCTTGTAGTTTTAGAATGTATGAAA AATATCATGATCGATTTACTGAAACAAGCACCCAGTTACTAGAATACATGGGTGCTTTGAGCCATTGTGATTCATTTGCACAATTTAACAAATTAAAGTTGTTAGAGTTGACTAAGTTGTACAAGTATAACTTTGATGATTCGGATTTGATAGATCTTGAAGGACAACTTGAGATATTTTATCACTCTTGTATCAAAGATGAGCATTTTACCACTTTGAAAGGAATTTCTGAGCTTTCTCGTTTGATG acGTAA